The following are encoded together in the Deltaproteobacteria bacterium genome:
- a CDS encoding CoA transferase, whose product DRADVFVSNVRPEILESFGFDDTRLRARNPRLVYARVTGYGENGPDRDRPAYDIGAFWSRAGIAAALTPPGGDPPYQRGAIGDHVAGMTLAGGVAAALLAREKSGAGQMVTTSLLRVGVFVLGWDTSATLRLGIPATPMTRTSTPNPVISCYRAGDGRWFWLLGLQGQRHWPDLLRAVARPDWLEDPRFATMRSRRENCPELVRLLDQIFATRPLAEWGAIFDRAGMWWAPVQTTEDVVRDPQAIAAGAFVDVPQPDGTHIPGVASPVDFSVDRWQPQGPVPEVGQHTEEILLELGYEWEAIAGLKERGAIP is encoded by the coding sequence GACCGCGCGGACGTGTTCGTGAGCAACGTGCGGCCGGAGATCCTCGAGTCGTTCGGCTTCGACGACACACGGCTGCGCGCCCGCAACCCGCGCCTCGTCTACGCGCGCGTCACCGGCTACGGCGAGAACGGCCCGGACCGCGACCGGCCGGCCTACGACATCGGCGCCTTCTGGTCGCGCGCCGGCATCGCCGCGGCACTGACGCCGCCGGGCGGCGACCCGCCGTATCAGCGCGGGGCCATCGGCGACCACGTCGCGGGGATGACGCTCGCGGGCGGTGTGGCAGCGGCGCTCCTGGCGCGCGAGAAGAGCGGCGCAGGGCAGATGGTAACCACCTCGCTCCTCCGCGTCGGCGTCTTCGTCCTCGGCTGGGACACGAGCGCGACCCTCCGCCTCGGCATCCCGGCCACGCCCATGACGCGCACCAGTACGCCGAACCCCGTGATCAGCTGCTACCGCGCCGGCGATGGGCGCTGGTTCTGGCTCCTCGGCCTGCAGGGCCAGCGCCACTGGCCCGACCTGCTGCGCGCCGTCGCGCGTCCCGACTGGCTCGAGGACCCGCGCTTCGCGACCATGCGGTCACGGCGAGAAAACTGCCCCGAGCTGGTCCGCCTGCTCGACCAGATCTTCGCCACCCGCCCGCTCGCCGAGTGGGGCGCGATCTTCGACCGCGCGGGCATGTGGTGGGCGCCCGTGCAGACGACCGAGGACGTCGTCCGCGACCCGCAGGCGATCGCCGCCGGCGCCTTCGTCGACGTGCCGCAGCCCGACGGGACACACATCCCGGGTGTGGCCTCGCCCGTCGACTTCTCCGTCGACCGCTGGCAGCCGCAGGGGCCGGTGCCCGAGGTCGGGCAGCACACCGAGGAGATCCTCCTCGAGCTCGGCTACGAGTGGGAGGCGATCGCGGGGCTCAAGGAGCGGGGCGCGATCCCGTAG
- a CDS encoding metallophosphoesterase family protein: MAASGIKSPRHVVGVISDTHGLIRPEAVDRLRGSDLIVHCGDIGASVVLGALRAIAPVRAVRGNNDKGPWASELLTDDVIECCPARPCPGAL, encoded by the coding sequence ATGGCAGCCTCGGGTATCAAGTCACCCCGGCACGTTGTCGGTGTGATCTCTGACACCCACGGTCTGATCCGGCCTGAGGCTGTCGATCGGCTTCGCGGATCCGATCTCATCGTCCATTGCGGAGACATCGGGGCTTCCGTGGTGCTCGGCGCGCTTCGGGCCATCGCCCCGGTTCGCGCCGTCCGGGGTAACAACGACAAGGGCCCGTGGGCATCCGAGCTGCTCACCGATGACGTGATCGAGTGTTGCCCGGCTCGTCCTTGCCCCGGGGCGTTGTGA
- a CDS encoding glutathione S-transferase family protein: protein MRRPVGYSPTRRAATAEPGEDQRMKVYDFVGAPNPKKLRVYLAEKGLRIPFEPVNIVTGDNRKPEFLKKNPMGGLPVLELDDGSCLSESLAIMEYLEELHPAPPMIGTTPRDRARVRELERIAELGILSSVGQYFQNTHPFMASRFKQSPEAAENAKTRLAANLKVLDAAMGAKPFVAGERPTIADCTFFAALEFAEFSQAPIDPACKNVARWYRAFKERPSAAA, encoded by the coding sequence ATGAGGCGGCCGGTCGGCTATTCGCCAACGAGACGAGCCGCCACGGCCGAACCAGGGGAGGACCAACGCATGAAGGTGTATGATTTCGTCGGCGCGCCGAACCCGAAGAAGCTGCGCGTCTATCTCGCCGAGAAGGGGCTCCGCATCCCCTTCGAGCCCGTCAACATCGTGACCGGGGACAACCGGAAGCCCGAGTTCCTCAAGAAGAACCCGATGGGCGGGCTCCCCGTCCTCGAGCTGGACGACGGGAGCTGCCTCAGCGAATCGCTCGCCATCATGGAGTACCTGGAGGAGCTCCACCCCGCGCCGCCCATGATCGGAACGACGCCACGCGATCGGGCGCGCGTGCGTGAGCTCGAGCGCATCGCGGAGCTCGGCATCCTGAGCTCCGTCGGCCAGTACTTCCAGAACACGCACCCGTTCATGGCGAGCCGGTTCAAGCAGTCGCCGGAGGCGGCCGAGAACGCGAAGACGCGCCTCGCCGCGAACCTGAAGGTCCTCGATGCGGCCATGGGCGCGAAGCCGTTCGTCGCCGGCGAGCGGCCGACGATCGCCGACTGCACGTTCTTCGCCGCGCTCGAGTTCGCCGAGTTCTCCCAGGCGCCGATCGACCCGGCGTGCAAGAACGTGGCGCGCTGGTACCGGGCGTTCAAGGAGCGGCCGAGCGCGGCGGCGTAG
- a CDS encoding 6-pyruvoyl tetrahydropterin synthase: MSAPRRYSVVVAKDYLKFAAAHFIAYPGFREPLHGHNYQVSVRVEADLGPDGYVLDFGLVKRVAKALCEELDERVLLPERSDCLILTRTEDAVEVRTEAGHRFRFPAADVRLLPIAHSSAEELAAYLLARLRKALRGEAGGRGLAALEVGVAEAPGQAAYCRETC; encoded by the coding sequence ATGTCCGCCCCGCGCCGCTACAGCGTGGTCGTCGCCAAGGACTACCTCAAGTTCGCGGCGGCGCACTTCATCGCCTACCCGGGCTTCCGCGAGCCGCTCCACGGCCACAACTACCAGGTGTCGGTCCGGGTGGAGGCGGACCTCGGGCCCGACGGCTACGTGCTCGACTTCGGCCTGGTGAAGCGCGTGGCGAAGGCCCTCTGCGAGGAGCTCGACGAGCGCGTGCTGCTGCCCGAGCGGAGCGACTGCCTCATCCTCACGCGCACCGAGGACGCGGTCGAGGTGAGGACGGAGGCGGGGCATCGCTTCCGCTTCCCGGCCGCCGATGTCCGCCTGCTGCCGATCGCGCACAGCTCGGCCGAGGAGCTGGCGGCCTATCTGCTCGCGCGGCTGCGCAAGGCGCTGCGCGGCGAGGCCGGCGGGCGCGGGCTCGCCGCGCTCGAGGTGGGAGTGGCGGAGGCACCGGGGCAGGCCGCCTACTGCCGCGAGACGTGCTGA